From a region of the Georgenia yuyongxinii genome:
- the orn gene encoding oligoribonuclease, giving the protein MSRNNGPQDAIVWIDCEMTGLDLVKDALIEVAVVVTDSELRPLDPGIDLVIAPTPGTVEQMDDVVRTMHTRSGLIEELADGLDMAEAQRRVLEYVRQWVPDPRRAPLAGNSVGTDRTFLARDMPELVDHLHYRIIDVSSIKELARRWYPRAYFQSPPKGGGHRALADILESIDELRYYRAVLFPGGDGPDSATAKQVAADVTATSTALAIAELAQRAAQSGARSGAAPEPSGQA; this is encoded by the coding sequence GTGAGCCGCAACAATGGACCTCAGGATGCGATCGTCTGGATCGACTGCGAGATGACCGGGCTGGACCTGGTCAAGGACGCCCTCATCGAGGTCGCCGTCGTCGTCACCGACTCCGAGCTGCGCCCGCTGGACCCCGGCATCGACCTGGTGATCGCCCCCACGCCCGGAACGGTGGAGCAGATGGACGACGTCGTCCGCACCATGCACACCCGGTCGGGGCTGATCGAGGAGCTGGCCGACGGGCTCGACATGGCGGAGGCGCAGCGCCGGGTGCTCGAGTATGTGCGGCAGTGGGTGCCGGATCCGCGCAGGGCGCCCCTGGCGGGGAACTCGGTGGGCACCGACCGCACCTTCCTCGCGCGTGACATGCCGGAGCTGGTCGACCACCTGCACTACCGGATCATCGACGTCTCCTCCATCAAGGAGCTGGCGCGCCGCTGGTACCCGCGGGCCTACTTCCAGTCGCCGCCCAAGGGCGGTGGGCACCGCGCACTGGCGGACATCCTCGAGTCGATCGACGAGCTCCGCTACTACCGTGCGGTGCTCTTTCCCGGCGGCGACGGCCCGGACTCTGCCACCGCGAAGCAGGTCGCGGCCGACGTCACCGCGACCTCGACGGCGCTCGCAATCGCTGAGCTGGCGCAGCGCGCCGCCCAGAGCGGCGCCCGGAGCGGCGCCGCTCCGGAGCCATCCGGGCAGGCGTGA
- a CDS encoding dihydrofolate reductase family protein codes for MGRIVFDTATTINGWIADEDNSLAWLFAVENGTEPDDGLFPAEATVMVEGSTTYEWVLAEQDILAHPEKWQEFHGDKATFVFTTRDLPVPEGADIRFVSGGVADALPAIRAAAGDGDIWVVGGGDLAGQFLDAGALDEIALSVAPVALTGGAPLLPRRVGSDRLRLVSATAVGQFARLVYAVRPTT; via the coding sequence ATGGGGCGCATCGTGTTCGACACCGCGACGACCATCAACGGCTGGATCGCCGACGAGGACAACTCGCTCGCCTGGCTCTTCGCCGTCGAGAACGGCACGGAGCCGGACGACGGGCTGTTCCCCGCCGAGGCGACCGTGATGGTGGAGGGCTCCACCACCTATGAGTGGGTGCTCGCCGAGCAGGACATCCTCGCCCACCCGGAGAAGTGGCAGGAGTTCCACGGTGACAAGGCCACGTTCGTCTTCACCACCCGGGACCTCCCTGTGCCCGAAGGCGCCGACATTCGGTTCGTCTCCGGCGGCGTGGCCGATGCGCTGCCCGCGATCCGGGCGGCGGCGGGCGACGGCGATATCTGGGTGGTCGGCGGCGGGGACCTGGCGGGCCAGTTCCTCGACGCCGGCGCGCTCGACGAGATCGCACTGTCGGTGGCGCCTGTCGCGCTGACGGGCGGGGCCCCGTTGCTGCCGCGCCGGGTGGGGTCCGACCGGCTCCGGCTGGTCTCGGCGACGGCGGTGGGGCAGTTCGCCCGACTGGTCTACGCCGTGCGGCCGACGACCTGA
- a CDS encoding methionine ABC transporter permease → MKFDWAEDWQVFLEAFGETIYIVAVALGVGGLVGLVLGLALYTTRKGGLFANNAVFTFLNVLVNFVRPIPFVIFLTAMGPLTILITGSRIGTDAFIVPAAIMASFATSRIVEQNLVALDPGLIEAARSMGASPLRIICTVVIPEALAPLILGYTFIFVAVVDMSALAGIVGGGGLGNFALTQGYQRFDWVTVWITVLVIVALVQAVQFLGNYLARKVLHR, encoded by the coding sequence ATGAAGTTCGACTGGGCCGAAGACTGGCAGGTGTTCCTCGAGGCTTTCGGCGAGACGATCTACATCGTCGCCGTCGCCCTGGGCGTGGGTGGTCTGGTGGGCCTCGTCCTGGGCCTGGCGCTGTACACCACCCGCAAGGGCGGGCTGTTCGCGAACAACGCGGTGTTCACGTTCCTCAACGTGCTCGTGAACTTCGTGCGGCCGATCCCGTTCGTCATCTTCCTGACGGCGATGGGTCCACTGACGATCCTGATCACCGGCTCACGTATCGGCACGGACGCTTTCATCGTGCCGGCGGCGATCATGGCGTCCTTCGCCACCTCACGGATCGTCGAGCAGAACCTCGTGGCGCTCGACCCGGGCCTGATCGAGGCTGCCCGGTCCATGGGCGCGTCCCCGCTGCGGATCATTTGCACGGTGGTCATCCCGGAGGCGCTCGCCCCGCTGATCCTGGGCTACACGTTCATCTTCGTCGCGGTCGTGGACATGTCCGCCCTGGCCGGCATCGTCGGCGGTGGCGGCCTCGGGAACTTCGCCCTGACGCAGGGCTATCAGCGTTTCGACTGGGTGACGGTGTGGATCACGGTGCTGGTCATCGTGGCCCTCGTTCAGGCGGTGCAGTTCCTCGGCAACTACCTCGCCCGGAAGGTGCTGCACCGCTGA
- a CDS encoding GNAT family N-acetyltransferase: MPNLASLSWPVWTARLAIRPATADDIVATWAYRRLDEVNRWITRAPATLEEYGAQFVDPDRLAKTLVIERDGQVIGDLMLSVEDAWAQAEVADQATGVQAELGWSLHPDHAGRGYATEAVRELIRLCFEGLGLRRLTASCFAANEASWRLMERVGMRREAYTIRDSLHRSGTWLDGITYALLADEWRGETPPY; this comes from the coding sequence GTGCCGAACCTCGCATCCCTCTCGTGGCCCGTCTGGACAGCCCGCCTGGCCATTCGCCCGGCCACCGCCGACGACATCGTGGCGACGTGGGCCTACCGCCGTCTCGACGAGGTGAACCGCTGGATCACCAGAGCCCCTGCCACCCTGGAGGAGTACGGCGCCCAGTTCGTGGATCCCGACCGGCTCGCCAAGACGCTCGTCATCGAGCGTGACGGGCAGGTGATCGGCGACCTCATGCTCAGCGTGGAGGATGCCTGGGCCCAGGCCGAGGTTGCCGACCAGGCCACGGGCGTGCAGGCCGAGCTGGGCTGGTCCCTGCACCCCGACCACGCCGGGCGCGGCTACGCGACCGAAGCCGTCCGCGAGCTGATCCGGCTCTGCTTCGAGGGTCTTGGCCTGCGTCGGCTGACGGCAAGCTGCTTCGCCGCCAACGAGGCGTCATGGCGTCTGATGGAGCGGGTCGGCATGCGCCGAGAGGCCTACACGATCCGGGACTCGCTGCACCGCTCCGGCACCTGGCTCGACGGCATCACGTACGCGCTCCTGGCCGACGAGTGGCGGGGCGAGACACCGCCCTACTGA
- a CDS encoding MetQ/NlpA family ABC transporter substrate-binding protein codes for MSTNLRRGVALAASAALALTLAACSSDSEAGGDAEKGSEDNPVRIGVVGASDPQWDVFSDLAEEDGIAVDIVDFTEYTQPNPALTDGDLDLNQFQHILYLAQYNEADGQDLTPIGATAVYPLALYSQKHTSVEDIPDGGEIAIPNDVTNQARALFVLEEAGLITLKDDAGIVPDPTDIDEAASKVTVTPVEANQTAVALDSVDASVVNNDFVDDAGLNPDDALFADSAESEGARPYINVWVSRAEDADSELFQRIIELHKSPEVEKELMKSSGDTASIANQSAAELQEILAEVQASLTK; via the coding sequence ATGAGCACCAACCTCCGTCGCGGCGTCGCACTGGCTGCCTCCGCCGCCCTCGCCCTCACCCTGGCCGCCTGCAGCAGCGACTCGGAGGCCGGCGGCGACGCCGAGAAGGGGTCCGAGGACAACCCCGTCCGCATCGGTGTCGTGGGCGCGTCCGACCCGCAGTGGGACGTCTTCTCGGACCTCGCCGAGGAGGACGGCATCGCCGTCGACATCGTCGACTTCACCGAGTACACCCAGCCCAACCCGGCCCTGACGGACGGCGACCTGGACCTCAACCAGTTCCAGCACATCCTCTACCTCGCCCAGTACAACGAGGCGGACGGGCAGGACCTCACCCCGATCGGCGCCACCGCCGTCTACCCGCTGGCGCTGTACTCGCAGAAGCACACCAGCGTCGAGGACATCCCCGACGGCGGCGAGATCGCCATCCCCAACGACGTGACCAACCAGGCCCGCGCGCTGTTCGTGCTCGAGGAGGCCGGTCTGATCACCCTCAAGGACGACGCCGGCATCGTCCCCGACCCCACCGACATCGACGAGGCCGCCTCCAAGGTCACCGTCACGCCGGTCGAGGCGAACCAGACCGCCGTCGCGCTCGACTCGGTCGACGCCTCGGTCGTCAACAACGACTTCGTCGACGACGCCGGCCTCAACCCCGACGACGCGCTCTTCGCGGACAGCGCCGAGTCCGAGGGCGCCCGCCCGTACATCAACGTCTGGGTCTCCCGGGCCGAGGACGCGGACAGCGAGCTGTTCCAGCGCATCATCGAGCTCCACAAGTCCCCCGAGGTCGAGAAGGAGCTCATGAAGAGCTCCGGCGACACGGCGTCCATCGCGAACCAGTCGGCCGCGGAGCTCCAGGAGATCCTCGCCGAGGTCCAGGCCAGCCTCACCAAGTGA
- a CDS encoding single-stranded DNA-binding protein, with protein sequence MADRNEITVQGRLGADPVRRVGANRASWVTFRVGTTPRGRDRSTGEYKDGRTEWFTVKTWGDLSENVADSLHKGNPVVVRGKVYVDTWTGENGERWDHVIHADAVAVEIKGGTVKYTKTIREPAAVPGTANGVITGPDGSQWEAREDDDAAGEGDDAAAEDDENAQLPSDDDITEEELEGELSAAGLGTFG encoded by the coding sequence ATGGCCGACAGGAACGAGATCACGGTGCAGGGCCGGCTGGGTGCGGACCCGGTGCGGCGCGTCGGGGCCAACCGTGCGAGCTGGGTCACCTTCCGGGTGGGCACGACCCCGCGCGGCCGGGACCGGAGCACGGGGGAGTACAAGGACGGGCGCACCGAGTGGTTCACCGTCAAGACTTGGGGTGACCTGTCCGAGAACGTGGCCGACTCCCTCCACAAGGGCAACCCGGTCGTCGTACGCGGCAAGGTGTACGTGGACACCTGGACCGGCGAGAACGGCGAGCGGTGGGACCACGTCATCCATGCCGACGCGGTGGCCGTCGAGATCAAGGGCGGCACGGTCAAGTACACCAAGACGATCCGGGAGCCGGCCGCCGTGCCAGGCACCGCGAACGGTGTGATCACCGGGCCGGACGGGTCCCAGTGGGAGGCGCGGGAGGACGACGACGCCGCTGGCGAGGGCGACGACGCCGCGGCCGAGGACGACGAGAACGCGCAGCTGCCGAGCGATGACGACATCACCGAGGAGGAGCTCGAGGGGGAGTTGTCGGCGGCCGGGCTCGGGACCTTTGGCTGA
- a CDS encoding GTPase, which produces MTAQSDVIDEVIDDRPDDPRTAPLTDLRAVVERLSFPLDLEATEMRVLRERVLTQVDTRLLPRLRGSVPAVVVLGGSTGAGKSTLLNTIVGAEVSEAGVLRPTTRRPVLAVHPDDAAALEAHPLTALADVVAHDGVPNGLAMLDAPDLDSVHADNRTLSAQLLQAADLWVFVTTAARYGDAIPWATLRDADERGISVAVVLNRVPTAARAAVRADLLTRLDAAGLGSVPLFLITDAGPHEGPLDVARTGELDAFLRLLARREQAAGVVRRTTRGTGGGLRAALGALADGADAQGAAVTTLRTLTTEAIAKSAAAISTALRDGQAAAGTPTAQWEAASDGGPLAPLVGAGRIRAGWRGRALADRNAAAQRVADAAAAQAELLLADALRAVPAALTRAWPDHGARALATATASPSADGLAGEVVTAWRAAVVTEVTPLAPARTPRSTSPGWRRSSRRPAWAFPARHPP; this is translated from the coding sequence GTGACCGCTCAGTCAGACGTGATCGACGAGGTCATCGACGACCGGCCCGATGATCCGCGCACCGCACCCCTCACCGACCTCCGCGCCGTGGTCGAACGCCTGAGCTTCCCGCTCGACCTCGAGGCGACCGAGATGCGAGTCCTCCGCGAGCGCGTGCTGACCCAGGTCGACACCCGCCTGCTGCCCCGGCTCCGGGGCTCGGTGCCCGCCGTCGTCGTGCTGGGCGGCTCCACCGGGGCCGGGAAGTCCACCCTGCTCAACACCATCGTGGGTGCCGAGGTCAGCGAGGCCGGCGTCCTGCGGCCCACCACCCGCCGTCCCGTCCTGGCCGTCCACCCCGACGACGCCGCCGCCCTGGAGGCACACCCGCTCACCGCGCTCGCCGACGTCGTCGCCCACGACGGCGTGCCCAACGGGCTGGCAATGCTCGACGCCCCCGACCTCGACTCCGTGCACGCAGACAACCGCACCCTCTCGGCGCAGCTGCTCCAGGCGGCCGACCTGTGGGTATTCGTCACCACCGCCGCGCGCTACGGCGACGCCATCCCGTGGGCCACGCTGCGGGACGCGGACGAACGGGGCATCTCGGTCGCCGTCGTGCTCAACCGAGTGCCGACGGCGGCGCGTGCCGCCGTCCGCGCGGACCTGCTCACCCGGCTCGACGCCGCCGGGCTGGGCTCCGTCCCGCTCTTCCTCATCACCGACGCCGGGCCGCACGAGGGGCCGCTCGACGTGGCCCGCACCGGCGAGCTGGACGCCTTCCTGCGCCTGCTCGCCCGCCGTGAGCAGGCGGCCGGTGTGGTGCGCCGGACCACCCGCGGCACCGGTGGGGGGCTGCGCGCGGCGCTCGGCGCACTCGCGGATGGAGCGGACGCCCAGGGCGCGGCCGTGACCACGCTGCGCACGCTCACCACCGAGGCCATCGCGAAGTCCGCGGCGGCGATCAGTACCGCGCTGCGGGACGGGCAGGCAGCAGCCGGGACCCCCACCGCGCAGTGGGAGGCGGCGTCCGACGGCGGGCCGCTGGCCCCGCTGGTCGGGGCCGGCCGGATCCGCGCAGGCTGGCGTGGCCGCGCGCTCGCCGACCGGAACGCGGCGGCGCAGCGTGTGGCCGACGCGGCCGCCGCGCAGGCAGAGCTCCTCCTCGCCGACGCTCTGCGGGCCGTGCCCGCCGCCCTCACGCGGGCCTGGCCGGACCACGGCGCCCGTGCCCTCGCGACCGCAACCGCTTCGCCCTCGGCGGACGGCCTGGCCGGCGAGGTCGTGACCGCCTGGCGTGCCGCGGTCGTCACCGAGGTGACCCCGCTCGCCCCCGCGCGCACGCCACGCTCGACCTCTCCGGGCTGGCGGCGCTCGTCCAGGCGGCCGGCCTGGGCCTTCCCGGCGCGTCACCCGCCGTGA
- a CDS encoding GTPase, whose amino-acid sequence MRLTTTTRPAAADRTAAELEARLAVLTDALDIAGDQVAPAAAATARADLEGVRARFALGTEHTVVALVGGTGSGKSSLFNAISGLLFADVGMLRPTTDEAAACVWGADATALLDFLQVAPLRRIQRESELDGDHERDLHGMVLLDLPDHDSIAREHAEQVDRLLPLVDLLVWVVDPQKYADNLLHERYLQTLHDRQENLIVVVNQADTLPAGGVERVRAHVLELLAADGLDAVEVLATSAAQQTGIGAVREHLADAVARPTTRLVTARAEVDAVAARLAEEVGSAEPDLPDTGRAAAELARAAGPGVADAVVSAVRTRWVTVSTAGLPVRWAACVDATVASAAELGAATGDAVAASSEAEAPGSRRARRFTILAAALGLATVAYLVLALVQGLSAAATVVPALSGLLAAAAVAARAVAVRREDAAAATASVERHRVAAAGVVVDRLLTGPTAAVLARHRQLREAVRTP is encoded by the coding sequence ATGAGGCTCACCACCACCACCCGCCCCGCCGCCGCGGACCGCACCGCAGCGGAGCTCGAGGCACGTCTCGCCGTCCTCACCGACGCCCTCGACATCGCGGGCGACCAGGTCGCTCCGGCGGCCGCCGCGACTGCCCGCGCCGACCTGGAGGGCGTCCGCGCCCGGTTCGCCCTGGGTACGGAGCACACGGTCGTGGCCCTCGTCGGCGGCACGGGCTCGGGCAAGTCCTCCCTCTTCAACGCCATCTCGGGGCTCCTCTTCGCCGACGTCGGCATGCTACGACCGACCACCGACGAGGCCGCGGCGTGCGTGTGGGGCGCGGACGCCACCGCCCTCCTCGACTTCCTGCAGGTCGCGCCGCTGCGCCGCATCCAGCGGGAGTCCGAGCTCGATGGCGACCACGAGCGTGACCTGCACGGCATGGTGCTGCTGGACCTGCCCGACCACGACTCGATCGCGCGCGAGCACGCCGAGCAGGTGGACCGGCTGCTGCCGCTGGTGGACCTGCTCGTATGGGTGGTCGACCCGCAGAAGTACGCCGACAACCTCCTCCACGAGCGGTACCTGCAAACGTTGCACGACCGTCAGGAGAACCTGATCGTCGTCGTCAACCAGGCCGATACCCTTCCGGCCGGTGGGGTGGAGAGGGTGCGCGCGCACGTGCTGGAGCTGCTCGCGGCCGACGGGCTGGACGCCGTGGAGGTGCTGGCCACCTCCGCCGCCCAGCAGACGGGCATCGGCGCGGTCCGCGAGCACCTGGCCGACGCCGTCGCCCGTCCAACTACGAGGCTGGTCACTGCGCGGGCCGAGGTCGACGCCGTGGCAGCACGTCTGGCGGAAGAGGTCGGGAGCGCGGAGCCGGACCTGCCCGATACCGGTCGCGCCGCGGCCGAGCTCGCCCGTGCCGCCGGACCGGGCGTGGCCGACGCCGTCGTCTCGGCGGTGCGGACGCGGTGGGTGACCGTATCCACGGCCGGGCTTCCGGTGCGGTGGGCGGCCTGCGTGGACGCGACGGTCGCGTCGGCCGCGGAGCTGGGCGCCGCCACGGGCGACGCCGTCGCCGCGTCGTCCGAGGCCGAGGCGCCGGGGAGCCGGCGGGCGCGACGCTTCACGATCCTCGCCGCCGCGCTCGGGCTCGCGACCGTCGCGTACCTGGTGCTGGCCTTGGTGCAGGGGCTCAGTGCGGCCGCGACGGTGGTGCCGGCGCTGTCCGGGCTGCTCGCCGCCGCGGCGGTGGCTGCCCGGGCCGTCGCCGTGCGCCGCGAGGACGCTGCCGCGGCGACGGCGTCCGTGGAGAGACACCGTGTGGCGGCGGCGGGGGTCGTCGTCGACCGGCTGCTCACGGGCCCAACGGCCGCCGTGCTCGCCCGGCACCGGCAGCTGCGCGAGGCGGTTCGCACGCCCTAG
- a CDS encoding ATP-grasp domain-containing protein has protein sequence MSKPIVTLATCAALPHLAEDDAALPDALAERGIEPRIAVWDDPDVDWSAAGLVVLRSVHDYAARRDQFLSWAESVPKIVNHADVLRWNTDKHYLLELAERGMPMIPTVWLEPERKLSKHQVHTRFPAGGEFVVKPAVSSGSAEAGRYTAVDGNSRREAINHAMDLLNQGRTVMVQRYLESVDKRGETALIYMNGLVSHAVEKEAMLQGPYRPGTQAPREVAHARQATDAEWRLGEEVRGAIHSYIKSRLGRDEQLTFCRIDVVEGLNGTMSVMEVSLVDASLYLSTTPGAVDNFADAIAVRAFW, from the coding sequence GTGTCAAAGCCGATCGTGACCCTCGCCACCTGCGCAGCGCTGCCCCATCTCGCCGAGGATGATGCCGCCCTGCCCGACGCCCTCGCCGAGCGCGGCATCGAGCCGCGGATCGCCGTGTGGGACGACCCCGACGTCGACTGGTCCGCCGCTGGGCTCGTCGTCCTTCGCTCGGTGCACGACTACGCCGCGCGGCGCGACCAGTTCCTCAGCTGGGCAGAGTCGGTGCCGAAGATCGTCAACCACGCCGACGTGCTGCGGTGGAACACCGACAAGCACTACCTGCTCGAGCTCGCCGAGCGGGGCATGCCGATGATCCCGACCGTCTGGCTCGAGCCCGAGCGGAAGCTCAGCAAGCACCAGGTGCACACCCGATTCCCCGCAGGCGGTGAGTTCGTGGTCAAGCCGGCGGTCTCCTCCGGGTCGGCCGAGGCGGGCCGGTACACGGCGGTCGACGGGAACTCGCGCCGGGAGGCCATCAACCACGCGATGGACCTGCTGAACCAGGGCCGCACCGTGATGGTCCAGCGCTACCTGGAGTCGGTGGACAAGCGGGGTGAGACCGCGCTGATCTACATGAACGGCCTCGTCTCCCACGCCGTCGAGAAGGAGGCCATGCTCCAGGGCCCGTACCGGCCCGGGACGCAGGCGCCCCGGGAGGTCGCGCACGCGCGCCAGGCCACCGACGCCGAGTGGCGGCTGGGCGAGGAGGTCCGGGGCGCCATCCACTCCTACATCAAGAGCCGGCTGGGCCGCGACGAGCAGCTCACGTTCTGCCGGATCGACGTGGTCGAGGGCCTCAACGGCACCATGAGCGTCATGGAGGTCTCCCTGGTGGACGCCTCGCTGTACCTGTCCACGACGCCGGGTGCTGTCGACAACTTCGCCGACGCGATCGCGGTCCGCGCATTCTGGTAG
- a CDS encoding methionine ABC transporter ATP-binding protein yields MTDFIRLEGVHKTFGDGPRAVHAVEDVTLSIDRGEIFGVIGYSGAGKSTLVRLINGLEPVTTGRLVVDGAEVSAMGEKALRGVRAEIGMVFQQFSLFPSKTVAENVAYPLRVAGWDKVRRAARVTELLEFVGLADKANVRPPQLSGGQKQRVGIARALARDPKILLADEATSALDPETTRDVLGLLRRVNAELGVTIVVITHEMDVVKYLCNRVAVMELGRVVELGAVYDVFSNPQQEATRRFVGTSLRDRPSPESLRRLAATHPGTLVTVGIQEETGSSARLMRTLAEYRVDGAIVYGGITEIGERPFGSLTLALTGEPAAIDGALTDLRTHTTVHEYPELAGAVPGSPATGSAPPSEGQEQR; encoded by the coding sequence ATGACCGACTTCATCCGCCTCGAGGGCGTGCACAAGACGTTCGGCGACGGCCCGCGCGCGGTGCACGCGGTCGAGGACGTCACCCTCTCCATCGACCGGGGCGAGATCTTCGGCGTCATCGGGTACTCGGGCGCCGGTAAGTCCACGCTCGTGCGGCTCATCAACGGCCTGGAGCCGGTCACCACCGGGCGTCTCGTGGTCGACGGCGCTGAGGTCTCGGCGATGGGCGAGAAGGCGCTGCGCGGAGTCCGCGCCGAGATCGGCATGGTGTTCCAGCAGTTCAGCCTCTTCCCGTCCAAGACCGTCGCCGAGAACGTGGCCTACCCGCTGCGCGTCGCCGGCTGGGACAAGGTGCGGCGCGCGGCCCGGGTGACCGAGCTGCTGGAGTTCGTCGGGCTTGCGGACAAGGCGAATGTCCGGCCGCCGCAGCTCTCCGGCGGGCAGAAGCAGCGTGTGGGGATCGCCCGGGCCCTGGCCCGGGACCCGAAGATCCTCCTGGCCGACGAGGCGACGTCGGCGCTCGACCCCGAGACCACCCGCGACGTGCTTGGGCTCCTGCGCCGTGTCAACGCCGAGCTCGGTGTCACGATCGTGGTCATCACCCACGAGATGGACGTGGTCAAGTACCTGTGCAACCGGGTCGCCGTCATGGAGCTGGGGCGGGTAGTCGAGCTGGGCGCCGTCTACGACGTGTTCTCCAACCCCCAGCAGGAGGCCACGCGCCGGTTCGTCGGCACCTCGCTGCGGGACCGTCCCAGCCCCGAGTCGCTGCGGCGGCTGGCCGCCACCCACCCCGGCACCCTGGTGACCGTGGGCATCCAGGAGGAGACCGGCTCCTCCGCCCGCCTGATGCGCACCCTCGCCGAGTACCGGGTGGACGGGGCGATCGTGTACGGCGGCATCACCGAGATCGGTGAGCGCCCCTTCGGGTCGCTCACGCTCGCCCTCACCGGCGAGCCCGCCGCCATCGACGGGGCGCTGACCGACCTCCGCACCCACACCACCGTGCACGAGTACCCCGAGCTCGCCGGCGCCGTCCCCGGCTCGCCCGCGACGGGTAGCGCGCCCCCGAGCGAAGGACAGGAACAGCGATGA